One genomic region from Lynx canadensis isolate LIC74 chromosome E1, mLynCan4.pri.v2, whole genome shotgun sequence encodes:
- the ARMC7 gene encoding armadillo repeat-containing protein 7 isoform X4, which produces MAQKPKVDPHVGRLGYLQALVTEFQETESQDAKEQVLANLANFAYDPNNYQYLRQLQVLDLFLDSLSEENENLVEFAIAKIPNPQNSSFPSLESLHGVVGRVDFSCIYCA; this is translated from the exons ATGGCCCAGAAGCCGAAGGTAGACCCCCACGTCGGGCGCCTGGGATACCTGCAGGCACTGGTCACGGAATTCCAAGAGACGGAGAGCCAAG ACGCCAAGGAGCAAGTACTGGCCAACCTCGCCAACTTCGCCTATGACCCCAATAACTACCAGTATCTGCGGCAGCTGCAGGTCCTTGATTTATTCCTCGATTCGCTGTCGGAGGAGAATGAAAACCTGGTGGAGTTTGCTATTG ccaaa ATCCCTAATCCCCAGAATAGTAGCTTTCCCAGCCTTGAATCCCTCCATGGGGTTGTCGGCAGAGTAGATTTCTCTTGTATTTATTGTGCGTGA
- the NT5C gene encoding 5'(3')-deoxyribonucleotidase, cytosolic type, which translates to MAARRARSVRVLVDMDGVLADFEAGLLRGFRRRFPGEPHVALEKRRGFLAREQYRALRPDLADKVASVYEAPGFFLDLEPIPGALEALQEMNNMQDTEVFICTSPLTKYEHCVAEKYRWVENHLGPQFVERIILTRDKTVVLGDLLIDDKDTIRGQEETPSWEHILFTCCHNQHLALPPTRRRLLSWSDNWREIIDSKRGGGGAGQWVVAEGREGRPSGNTSRAG; encoded by the exons ATGGCGGCGCGGCGCGCGCGGTCGGTGCGGGTGCTGGTGGACATGGATGGCGTGCTGGCCGACTTCGAGGCCGGCCTCCTGCGGGGCTTCCGCCGCCGGTTCCCCGGGGAGCCGCACGTGGCGCTGGAAAAGCGCCGCGGCTTCCTCGCCCGCGAGCAGTACCGAGCCCTGCGGCCAGACCTGGCG GACAAAGTGGCCAGTGTGTATGAAGCCCCAGGCTTTTTCCTAGACTTGGAGCCTATCCCTGGAGCCTTGGAAGCCCTGCAGGAGATGAACAACATGCAGGA CACCGAAGTCTTCATCTGCACCAGCCCTCTGACGAAGTATGAACACTGTGTGGCCGAGAAG TACCGCTGGGTGGAGAATCACCTGGGGCCGCAGTTTGTGGAGCGCATTATCCTGACGAGGGACAAGACGGTGGTCTTGGGGGACCTGCTCATTGACGACAAGGACACCATTCGAG GCCAAGAGGAGACCCCAAGCTGGGAGCACATTTTGTTCACCTGCTGCCACAACCAGCACCTCGCCCTGCCCCCCACAAGGAGACGGCTGCTCTCCTGGAGTGACAACTGGAGGGAGATCATAGAcagcaagcgggggggggggggggcgggacagTGGGTAGTAGctgaaggaagggaaggcaggccaTCAGGGAACACCAGCAGAGCTGGATGA
- the ARMC7 gene encoding armadillo repeat-containing protein 7 isoform X3 — MAQKPKVDPHVGRLGYLQALVTEFQETESQDAKEQVLANLANFAYDPNNYQYLRQLQEASATCVQTGPTRSTSCRQAASPSSSTACPVPTRRPCCPLSPQSCT; from the exons ATGGCCCAGAAGCCGAAGGTAGACCCCCACGTCGGGCGCCTGGGATACCTGCAGGCACTGGTCACGGAATTCCAAGAGACGGAGAGCCAAG ACGCCAAGGAGCAAGTACTGGCCAACCTCGCCAACTTCGCCTATGACCCCAATAACTACCAGTATCTGCGGCAGCTGCAG gAGGCCTCTGCAACCTGTGTCCAGACAGGGCCAACAAGGAGCACATCCTGCAGACAGGCGGCATCCCCCTCATCATCAACTGCCTGTCCAGTCCCAACGAGGAGACCGTGCTGTCCGCTGTCACCACAATCATGTACCTGA
- the ARMC7 gene encoding armadillo repeat-containing protein 7 isoform X1, whose product MAQKPKVDPHVGRLGYLQALVTEFQETESQDAKEQVLANLANFAYDPNNYQYLRQLQVLDLFLDSLSEENENLVEFAIGGLCNLCPDRANKEHILQTGGIPLIINCLSSPNEETVLSAVTTIMYLSSPGSASHPELTAMPVVQCMLRFSLSANTRLRNLAQIFLEDFCSPSQVAEARSWRAHSALGIPLPRTEALQQP is encoded by the exons ATGGCCCAGAAGCCGAAGGTAGACCCCCACGTCGGGCGCCTGGGATACCTGCAGGCACTGGTCACGGAATTCCAAGAGACGGAGAGCCAAG ACGCCAAGGAGCAAGTACTGGCCAACCTCGCCAACTTCGCCTATGACCCCAATAACTACCAGTATCTGCGGCAGCTGCAGGTCCTTGATTTATTCCTCGATTCGCTGTCGGAGGAGAATGAAAACCTGGTGGAGTTTGCTATTG gAGGCCTCTGCAACCTGTGTCCAGACAGGGCCAACAAGGAGCACATCCTGCAGACAGGCGGCATCCCCCTCATCATCAACTGCCTGTCCAGTCCCAACGAGGAGACCGTGCTGTCCGCTGTCACCACAATCATGTACCTGAGCTCGCCAGGCTCTGCCTCCCACCCTGAGCTGACTGCCATGCCCGTGGTGCAGTGCATGCTGCGCTTCTCTCTCTCGGCCAACACCAGGCTCCGGAACCTGGCCCAGATCTTCCTCGAAGACTTCTGTTCCCCAAGCCAGGTGGCGGAAGCCCGTAGCTGGCGGGCTCACTCTGCCCTGGGTATCCCACTGCCAAGGACTGAGGCCCTGCAGCAGCCCTGA
- the ARMC7 gene encoding armadillo repeat-containing protein 7 isoform X2, which translates to MIKAAFLDAYCLPTVCPLLASTCPPCTSTACKVSECVTSRKAGGLCNLCPDRANKEHILQTGGIPLIINCLSSPNEETVLSAVTTIMYLSSPGSASHPELTAMPVVQCMLRFSLSANTRLRNLAQIFLEDFCSPSQVAEARSWRAHSALGIPLPRTEALQQP; encoded by the exons ATGATAAAAGCTGCCTTTCTGGATGCCTACTGTCTGCCCACGGTGTGCCCACTACTTGCCAGCACATGCCCACCTTGTACCAGCACTGCCTGCAAGGTCTCTGAATGTGTCACCAGCCGCAAGGCAG gAGGCCTCTGCAACCTGTGTCCAGACAGGGCCAACAAGGAGCACATCCTGCAGACAGGCGGCATCCCCCTCATCATCAACTGCCTGTCCAGTCCCAACGAGGAGACCGTGCTGTCCGCTGTCACCACAATCATGTACCTGAGCTCGCCAGGCTCTGCCTCCCACCCTGAGCTGACTGCCATGCCCGTGGTGCAGTGCATGCTGCGCTTCTCTCTCTCGGCCAACACCAGGCTCCGGAACCTGGCCCAGATCTTCCTCGAAGACTTCTGTTCCCCAAGCCAGGTGGCGGAAGCCCGTAGCTGGCGGGCTCACTCTGCCCTGGGTATCCCACTGCCAAGGACTGAGGCCCTGCAGCAGCCCTGA